In Lacibacter sp. H375, one DNA window encodes the following:
- a CDS encoding aldehyde dehydrogenase (NADP(+)), whose protein sequence is MINKFTGANYIGYVVSKEGTTTFQAFSPATNRFLDDRFHLATEKEFEQALQLAEQTFVTYSAIAATKRADFLDAIADEIIALGDVLIDRCTAETALPSARIIGERARTCSQLKLFAQLLRDGWWVDARIDTAQPDRQPLPKPDIRRMLVPVGTVAVFGASNFPLAFSTAGGDTVSALAAGCPVIVKAHSSHPGTNELIASAIIKAAEKTGMPEGVFSSLYLSHEDAIKLVQHRAIKAVGFTGSRAVGMRLFHAAASRPDPIPVFAEMSAVNPVVLLQGALKLNNEKIAKDLAASITLGAGQFCTNPGLILLIDDEHSKIFLKSLEHEINSKEPAAMLNRNIYKVYNDCLQIRQLSSVVQLLAKSVKQADSDRSEAQPVVYSVSAENFLSHKELSEEIFGPASLVVVCKSNDELCKVLSSMDGQLTATVHASADDVLETKAVVERITLKAGRVIYGGYPTGVEVCHSMQHGGPFPSTTDGRSTSVGTGAIYRFIRPLAYQDFPDHLLPDSLQNRNPLGILRLINGEWTTREI, encoded by the coding sequence ATGATAAATAAATTTACAGGCGCAAATTATATCGGTTACGTTGTAAGTAAGGAAGGTACAACAACGTTCCAGGCATTTTCACCTGCAACTAATCGTTTTTTAGATGACAGATTTCATCTTGCAACTGAAAAGGAATTTGAGCAGGCACTTCAATTAGCTGAGCAAACATTTGTAACATATAGTGCTATTGCTGCGACAAAGCGGGCCGATTTTCTTGATGCAATTGCAGATGAAATTATTGCGCTTGGAGATGTACTGATTGATCGTTGTACCGCAGAAACAGCATTGCCTTCTGCTCGTATAATTGGAGAACGTGCAAGAACATGTAGTCAGTTGAAATTATTTGCACAGTTATTACGTGACGGTTGGTGGGTTGATGCCCGTATTGATACTGCGCAACCAGACAGACAACCTCTGCCAAAACCGGATATCCGTCGTATGTTGGTTCCGGTTGGTACAGTTGCAGTTTTTGGTGCCAGTAACTTTCCATTAGCTTTTTCAACAGCAGGAGGCGATACAGTCTCAGCATTAGCTGCAGGATGCCCGGTAATTGTAAAGGCGCACTCATCACACCCTGGTACCAATGAGTTAATTGCTTCAGCAATTATAAAAGCAGCCGAAAAAACGGGAATGCCGGAAGGAGTGTTTTCATCACTTTATCTTTCACATGAAGATGCTATAAAGCTTGTACAACATAGAGCCATTAAGGCTGTAGGTTTCACCGGTTCACGTGCAGTAGGTATGCGGTTATTTCATGCAGCAGCATCTCGTCCAGATCCAATTCCTGTGTTTGCCGAAATGAGCGCTGTAAATCCTGTTGTGTTGCTGCAAGGCGCACTAAAATTGAACAATGAAAAAATTGCAAAAGACTTAGCTGCTTCTATTACACTTGGTGCAGGCCAGTTTTGCACAAACCCGGGATTGATCTTGTTGATTGATGATGAACATTCTAAAATTTTCCTGAAAAGTCTTGAGCATGAAATTAACAGCAAGGAGCCTGCTGCAATGTTGAACAGAAATATTTATAAAGTTTATAATGATTGTTTGCAAATAAGGCAGCTGAGTTCAGTTGTTCAGTTGCTGGCGAAATCAGTTAAACAAGCTGATTCTGACAGAAGCGAAGCCCAACCGGTTGTGTATTCAGTTAGTGCAGAAAATTTTCTTTCCCATAAAGAATTAAGTGAGGAAATATTCGGCCCGGCATCTCTTGTGGTAGTATGTAAAAGCAATGACGAATTGTGTAAAGTATTGAGTTCAATGGATGGACAATTAACTGCAACAGTTCATGCATCAGCAGATGACGTATTGGAAACAAAGGCTGTAGTTGAAAGGATTACTCTAAAGGCAGGAAGAGTTATTTACGGTGGGTATCCAACTGGAGTTGAAGTATGCCATTCAATGCAGCATGGAGGACCTTTCCCCTCTACAACAGATGGACGTTCAACTTCTGTAGGCACAGGAGCAATCTATCGTTTTATTCGACCATTGGCCTATCAGGATTTCCCTGATCATCTACTTCCGGATTCATTACAAAATAGAAATCCTTTAGGCATATTACGATTGATTAATGGTGAATGGACAACCCGGGAGATTTAA
- the araD1 gene encoding AraD1 family protein, whose amino-acid sequence MRENIRLVQLGNSGLQRKLALVQEPFLILLNNFSTAYDLILEVIKTKTDVRLLIENTLSSLQLEYDLVYEGKTDWKILPSFDCPQNPFACLVSGTGLTHKNSALNRQMMHAAKEETLTDSMKMYQWGLEAGQPDDGQIGVQPEWFYKGTGLILKGHGEPLVIPAYANDGGEEPEVAGVYVVNENGQPYRVGFTTANEFSDHVMERKNYLYLAPSKIRGCAIGPELVLDIDFSNLEGSVKVIRNQEDLWTSQINTGEKNMAHSLANLEYHHFKYEDHRQPFQVHIHFFGADAFSFGSGIKLQGGDIMEVEWKGLGRALKNPVLVEDRTEKMIEIQAISKNH is encoded by the coding sequence ATGAGAGAAAATATTCGTCTGGTTCAATTAGGTAATTCAGGTTTACAGAGAAAGCTGGCATTAGTACAAGAGCCTTTTTTGATTTTGCTAAATAACTTTAGTACAGCATACGATTTGATACTCGAAGTAATCAAAACAAAAACAGATGTACGATTACTGATTGAAAATACTCTTTCCTCTTTACAACTTGAGTACGATCTGGTTTATGAAGGGAAAACGGATTGGAAAATTTTGCCGTCGTTTGATTGTCCGCAAAATCCTTTTGCCTGCCTTGTTTCAGGAACGGGATTAACACATAAGAACAGTGCGCTTAACAGGCAGATGATGCATGCGGCAAAAGAAGAAACCCTCACCGACAGTATGAAAATGTATCAATGGGGGCTTGAAGCTGGTCAGCCAGATGATGGCCAAATAGGAGTACAGCCCGAATGGTTTTATAAAGGCACGGGGTTGATTCTGAAAGGGCACGGTGAGCCTCTTGTTATACCTGCATATGCCAACGATGGAGGAGAAGAGCCGGAAGTAGCAGGTGTATATGTGGTAAATGAAAACGGCCAGCCTTACCGTGTTGGTTTTACTACGGCTAATGAATTTTCTGATCATGTAATGGAACGAAAAAATTATCTCTACCTGGCACCTTCTAAAATACGTGGCTGTGCAATTGGACCTGAATTGGTTCTTGATATTGATTTCAGCAATTTAGAAGGAAGTGTAAAAGTTATCAGAAATCAAGAGGACTTATGGACGTCACAAATAAATACCGGTGAAAAAAATATGGCGCACTCATTGGCAAATCTTGAATATCATCATTTCAAGTATGAAGATCACCGTCAGCCATTTCAGGTGCACATTCATTTTTTTGGTGCAGATGCTTTCAGCTTTGGGTCCGGTATCAAGTTGCAAGGTGGAGATATCATGGAAGTAGAGTGGAAGGGGTTAGGAAGAGCTTTAAAGAATCCCGTATTAGTGGAAGACAGAACTGAAAAAATGATAGAAATACAGGCAATAAGTAAAAATCATTAA
- a CDS encoding glycoside hydrolase family 3 C-terminal domain-containing protein: MFKKYKLHFTGFVVAISLFISSVTYAQQINGAYELFRDTKQTVDNRVSDLISRLTLEEKAILLNHRGTTIERFNIKSDGWNQCLHGVWWDRPTTMFPVSIAMAATWNTKLIHDVANIISDEARAIYNGWQTDTTFKGEKKGLIYRAPVINVSRNPYWGRINESYGEDPFLTGRMGVAFVKGLQGNDPKYLKLISTLKHYAVNNVEVDRMKLSANVSERMLHEFWLPHFYDCITEGGAQSVMASYNAINGVPNNINKMLLTDVLKKQWGFKGFVVSDLGGVNTMVRGHEAGKMSFEEAVAKSIIAGCDFSDNEFMEYIPIAVKKGLLPQDRLNDALFRVLRGRFLLGEFDPASMVPYSKISPSVIGSQKHRAMSLKTAQEAIVLLKNKNNTLPLDRRKIKTIAVIGPHANLFTAGGYSGKVKDPVTPLQGIKNRMLPGTEILFTEGAQIAPPRDSTAQKFDKENELKKAVEFAKRADVVILYVGTTLAIEAEGRDRKSLGLPGNQEELVLAVLAVNPRTIVVEMNAGPLTIPAIKDKVPAILEAWWLGEEGGNAIADVIFGNVNPGGKLPLTVYVSETQVPSVDEYDVTKGFTYMYVKGKPLFAFGHGLSYTNFTYTNLKIASKKVKDNGVVNISVTVQNTGKRQGDEVVQVYVHDIESSVKRPAKELRAFEKVSLRPGEKKTLDFVIPIRKFAFYDEKSHGFMVEPGLFDIMIGSSSEDIRLKDKVEVIASK; the protein is encoded by the coding sequence ATGTTTAAGAAATATAAGTTACACTTTACCGGCTTTGTTGTAGCTATCAGTCTTTTTATAAGCAGTGTTACCTATGCACAGCAGATAAATGGTGCGTATGAACTATTTCGTGATACAAAGCAAACTGTTGATAACAGAGTGAGCGATTTAATTAGTCGTCTTACACTTGAAGAAAAAGCAATTCTTTTAAATCATCGGGGAACAACAATTGAGCGATTTAATATTAAGTCGGATGGATGGAACCAATGTTTGCATGGCGTATGGTGGGATCGACCTACAACTATGTTTCCGGTTTCAATTGCAATGGCTGCAACATGGAATACAAAGTTGATTCATGACGTGGCAAATATTATTTCAGATGAAGCCCGTGCGATTTATAATGGTTGGCAAACTGATACAACATTTAAAGGAGAAAAGAAAGGTTTGATTTACCGGGCTCCGGTGATTAATGTAAGCCGCAATCCTTATTGGGGCAGAATCAATGAAAGTTATGGGGAAGATCCTTTTTTAACGGGAAGAATGGGTGTTGCATTTGTGAAAGGGCTCCAGGGAAATGATCCGAAATATTTAAAACTGATTTCAACATTGAAGCATTATGCCGTAAACAATGTAGAGGTCGACCGCATGAAACTTTCAGCCAATGTAAGTGAACGTATGTTGCATGAATTTTGGTTGCCTCATTTTTACGATTGTATCACTGAGGGAGGTGCGCAATCAGTGATGGCTTCTTACAATGCTATTAATGGAGTGCCGAACAACATTAACAAAATGCTTCTTACTGATGTGCTTAAAAAGCAATGGGGCTTTAAGGGATTTGTAGTATCCGATTTAGGCGGTGTAAATACAATGGTAAGAGGCCATGAAGCCGGAAAAATGAGCTTTGAAGAAGCAGTTGCTAAGTCTATTATTGCCGGTTGTGATTTTTCCGATAATGAGTTCATGGAATATATACCAATTGCAGTTAAGAAAGGATTGCTGCCTCAAGATCGTTTGAACGATGCTTTGTTTAGAGTTTTGCGTGGTCGTTTTTTATTAGGCGAATTCGATCCTGCATCAATGGTGCCTTACAGTAAAATATCACCATCAGTAATTGGTAGTCAAAAGCACAGAGCAATGTCGTTGAAAACAGCGCAGGAAGCAATTGTTTTATTAAAGAATAAAAACAACACATTACCTCTCGATCGTAGGAAAATCAAAACAATAGCGGTTATAGGACCTCATGCAAATTTGTTTACAGCTGGTGGTTATAGTGGTAAAGTAAAAGACCCTGTAACACCATTGCAGGGCATCAAAAATAGAATGTTACCGGGAACCGAAATTCTTTTTACCGAAGGAGCTCAAATAGCACCACCGAGAGACAGCACAGCTCAAAAGTTTGATAAAGAAAATGAATTAAAAAAAGCTGTTGAATTTGCAAAGAGGGCCGATGTAGTTATTTTATATGTTGGCACTACTCTGGCTATTGAAGCAGAGGGAAGAGATCGCAAATCGCTAGGGTTACCTGGTAATCAGGAAGAGTTGGTTCTTGCTGTTTTAGCAGTTAATCCCAGAACGATTGTTGTGGAAATGAACGCAGGTCCTTTAACTATTCCTGCTATTAAAGATAAAGTTCCTGCTATACTGGAAGCCTGGTGGTTGGGTGAGGAAGGAGGAAATGCGATTGCTGATGTTATTTTCGGCAATGTAAATCCTGGCGGTAAACTTCCATTAACGGTTTATGTTTCCGAAACGCAGGTGCCTTCAGTTGATGAATATGATGTTACAAAAGGTTTCACTTACATGTATGTGAAAGGAAAACCATTGTTTGCTTTTGGACATGGCTTAAGCTATACAAACTTCACTTATACGAACTTAAAAATAGCATCGAAGAAAGTTAAAGACAACGGAGTTGTCAATATCAGTGTTACTGTACAAAATACAGGTAAACGACAAGGAGATGAAGTTGTGCAGGTTTATGTGCATGATATTGAAAGCAGTGTTAAAAGACCCGCCAAAGAATTAAGGGCATTCGAAAAAGTAAGCCTTAGGCCTGGAGAAAAGAAGACACTTGATTTTGTAATTCCCATTAGGAAGTTTGCTTTTTATGACGAGAAATCACATGGCTTTATGGTGGAGCCTGGCTTGTTCGATATCATGATTGGTAGTTCGTCTGAAGATATCCGTTTAAAAGATAAAGTAGAAGTGATTGCTTCAAAATAA
- a CDS encoding SusC/RagA family TonB-linked outer membrane protein, translated as MKETNSLLPKKMIGLLIIFFTLFFSNSLYAQSAITGTVVDKAGKPVSAATVTVKGKSVATKTGDNGNFSVTASPDDVLIITSVGFATQEVSLNGKTSISIVMDAAASDLGEVVVIGYGTQRVKDLTGSVSAINITETRKYSTSDMSQLLQGRATGVQVNSDGQPGAAPSVRIRGFSTFGGSQPFYVVDGVPGASIRDFSPNDIESMTVLKDASAAAIYGAAAANGVIIITTKQGRKNSEMKITYNGYYGIDKVWQIQDVTNRAQYQLLNNESRINAGKPLFPANDPTNPLFVNNIDTDWQKEGLKTGNRQNHNVNMSGGGANSTYNISLDYFDNNGTYVGNGPDYKRYTARVNTSAEKGRFKIGQSLSYTHSKENTLTFRDDILLGGIPPLIGSLVIAIPTMPVYDSRNLNGFGGSNSEFNGANSLNGIGVNSVLENYVDVDRTFANVYGEYKILKSSGHNLKFKTSLNYDKTITRDYTWQPAFYFGNFFSRNIARLNDDSRVFTNASIENTLDYQKEFGKHNVEALLGQSYRYGSSVFRGSRAEGFTLPYYPVINNGQTRSSSGSEFENALSSYFGRINYSYDDKYLLSASLRRDGSSRFAPANKFGYFPAASVGWKISSEEFWKVPESIVSDLKLRASYGKLGNQQIADYQFQGTINTGVVYTFNGISYTGGLQTLVASPDIKWESKEIVNVGFDAKFLNGAIDFSAEYYNAKSTDILVGITIPASVGFSNLNPVVNAASLQNSGFEFSAVYHKRKGDFTFDISANFSTLKNKVLALGGNNEPLVGVGARTVIGGEVGAHYGFVYDGLFQTQAEINAHATQFGAVLKPGDVRYKDISGPDGKPDGVVNEAYDRVTLGSGIPKYNYGFSFSGAYKNFDLSVFASGSAKFLINSRMYRDLHHTAGAINYHVDMLNRWTPTNTNTDIPRLNDDDVNNGKDSNRPGWLQNGTYLRINTIAIGYTLPTIIKAVSNARIYATVQNLYSFQKYQGYNPDFTSGVLNPGFDFGSYPKPRTIMFGVQVTF; from the coding sequence ATGAAGGAAACAAACTCCCTCCTGCCAAAAAAAATGATCGGACTACTGATTATTTTTTTTACCCTCTTTTTTTCAAACAGCCTGTATGCACAGTCCGCTATAACCGGAACTGTTGTAGATAAAGCAGGCAAACCAGTTAGTGCTGCCACTGTAACGGTTAAAGGAAAGTCTGTAGCCACCAAAACCGGTGATAACGGAAACTTTTCTGTAACTGCATCTCCTGACGATGTGCTTATAATTACATCAGTTGGTTTTGCAACTCAGGAAGTATCACTCAACGGCAAAACTTCGATAAGTATTGTAATGGATGCTGCTGCTTCCGATTTGGGGGAAGTAGTGGTAATCGGTTATGGTACACAACGGGTAAAAGATTTAACCGGTTCTGTTTCTGCCATTAATATTACTGAAACAAGAAAGTATTCCACCAGCGATATGTCGCAGCTTTTACAGGGCAGGGCAACTGGTGTGCAAGTAAATAGTGATGGCCAGCCCGGTGCTGCACCAAGTGTACGTATCCGGGGCTTCAGCACATTTGGAGGATCACAACCGTTTTATGTTGTTGATGGTGTTCCTGGTGCTAGTATTCGTGATTTTAGTCCGAATGATATTGAAAGCATGACTGTTTTAAAAGATGCATCAGCTGCTGCCATTTATGGTGCTGCAGCTGCAAATGGTGTAATTATTATTACAACAAAACAGGGGCGGAAAAACTCTGAAATGAAAATTACATACAATGGTTATTATGGTATTGACAAAGTATGGCAAATTCAGGATGTAACAAACCGTGCTCAGTATCAATTGCTCAACAATGAATCTCGTATCAATGCAGGCAAACCATTATTTCCTGCTAACGACCCAACAAATCCGTTGTTTGTAAATAATATTGATACTGATTGGCAAAAAGAAGGTTTAAAAACCGGGAACCGTCAAAATCACAATGTAAATATGTCTGGAGGTGGTGCAAATAGTACCTACAATATTTCTCTTGATTATTTTGATAACAACGGTACCTATGTAGGTAATGGCCCGGACTATAAGCGATACACTGCACGTGTTAATACTTCTGCAGAAAAAGGACGCTTTAAGATTGGTCAATCACTCAGCTATACACATTCAAAGGAAAATACACTCACCTTCAGAGACGATATCTTGTTAGGTGGTATTCCTCCATTGATTGGTTCGTTAGTAATTGCAATTCCAACAATGCCGGTTTATGACTCAAGAAATCTCAATGGGTTTGGTGGATCTAATTCTGAATTTAATGGAGCTAATTCATTAAATGGTATTGGTGTTAACAGCGTACTGGAAAACTATGTAGATGTGGACCGTACGTTTGCTAATGTGTATGGTGAATATAAAATCTTAAAGAGTAGCGGTCATAATCTTAAATTCAAAACAAGTTTGAATTACGATAAAACAATTACCAGGGATTACACATGGCAACCTGCTTTTTATTTTGGAAATTTTTTCAGTAGAAATATTGCCCGTTTGAATGATGACTCGAGAGTGTTTACAAATGCTTCAATAGAAAATACATTAGATTATCAAAAAGAGTTTGGCAAACATAATGTAGAAGCTTTACTCGGTCAATCGTATAGGTATGGAAGTTCGGTTTTCAGAGGAAGCAGAGCAGAAGGTTTCACCCTTCCTTACTATCCGGTAATTAACAATGGTCAGACACGCTCTTCCAGCGGCTCAGAATTTGAGAATGCGTTAAGTTCTTATTTCGGAAGGATTAATTATTCTTACGATGATAAGTACTTGTTATCAGCGTCGCTTCGCAGAGATGGGTCATCGAGGTTTGCGCCTGCAAATAAGTTCGGTTATTTCCCTGCAGCATCAGTGGGTTGGAAGATCAGCAGCGAGGAATTCTGGAAGGTTCCGGAGTCAATTGTTTCTGATCTTAAATTAAGAGCAAGCTATGGCAAATTGGGTAACCAGCAAATTGCAGATTATCAATTCCAGGGAACAATTAATACCGGAGTGGTTTATACGTTTAACGGTATCAGTTATACGGGTGGTTTACAAACTTTAGTTGCCTCGCCTGATATAAAATGGGAATCAAAGGAAATTGTGAATGTAGGTTTTGATGCAAAATTCCTAAATGGGGCAATTGATTTCTCGGCAGAATATTACAATGCAAAAAGTACAGATATCCTGGTTGGTATCACTATTCCTGCAAGTGTAGGTTTTTCAAACCTTAACCCTGTAGTAAATGCAGCATCTCTCCAAAATTCAGGATTTGAATTCTCTGCAGTATACCACAAACGGAAAGGCGATTTCACATTTGACATTTCTGCAAACTTCTCAACATTAAAAAACAAAGTACTGGCCTTGGGTGGTAATAATGAACCACTCGTTGGAGTTGGTGCAAGAACAGTTATTGGTGGCGAAGTGGGGGCTCATTACGGATTTGTATATGATGGTTTATTTCAGACACAAGCTGAGATTAATGCACATGCAACTCAGTTCGGAGCTGTACTTAAACCCGGAGATGTCCGTTACAAAGATATCAGCGGACCTGATGGCAAACCTGATGGTGTAGTGAACGAAGCATATGACAGAGTTACACTTGGAAGTGGTATTCCGAAATACAACTATGGTTTTTCATTTTCCGGTGCTTACAAAAATTTTGACTTATCGGTCTTTGCTTCAGGCAGCGCTAAGTTTTTAATCAACAGCAGAATGTATCGTGACCTGCATCATACAGCCGGTGCTATTAATTACCATGTTGATATGTTAAACAGATGGACACCCACCAATACAAACACTGATATTCCAAGGTTAAATGATGATGATGTAAACAACGGTAAAGACTCAAATCGTCCGGGTTGGTTACAGAATGGTACTTATCTGCGCATTAATACAATTGCAATTGGTTATACACTTCCCACTATTATTAAAGCTGTGTCTAACGCAAGAATATATGCTACAGTTCAAAATCTGTACTCGTTTCAGAAATACCAGGGTTATAATCCTGATTTCACATCTGGCGTGTTGAATCCCGGTTTTGATTTCGGCTCTTATCCTAAACCAAGAACGATCATGTTTGGCGTACAGGTTACATTCTAA
- a CDS encoding MFS transporter produces MIAFAFFATVLNYIHRLSFNYLSADGELRKLIPDDAFGYIGTAFFIAYMLSNAFSGLLIDRVGTRIGYSICMAFWTTAGLFHAFAVTPLQFGICRFMLGIGEAGNWPAALKLTSEWFPPNERSTAAGIFNSGSALGAIIVPPLVAVMAVSYGWQSTFIILAAFGYLWLVVYWFVYYTPEHSAKQAKARVIPALKLLKNKYVSKLLLAKIFIEPLWYFVTFWIGRYLVDVHSWDLKQIGWYAMIPFIMADLGNIIGGYFTQFIIRKGVAIPKARRIAIAVSGVLMAAPLLIAPLIVSTPMSALIVFGLSGFGYTSYTANALALTADVVPKSSAASAWGLSCIGNGIGGAIFQTLSGLTLITFSTKLGYAGAYHILFLGFGVMVVIGVLILLYLSGPFARDKALEEYANGDQQLVVA; encoded by the coding sequence ATGATAGCGTTTGCTTTTTTTGCAACCGTTCTAAATTATATACATCGCTTGTCATTTAATTATTTGAGTGCCGATGGTGAATTGAGGAAGCTTATTCCTGATGATGCTTTTGGGTATATCGGTACAGCTTTCTTTATAGCTTATATGTTGTCGAATGCTTTTTCCGGATTGTTAATTGACCGGGTTGGTACAAGAATTGGCTATTCAATTTGCATGGCTTTCTGGACAACTGCCGGATTGTTTCATGCATTTGCTGTAACACCACTACAATTTGGTATTTGCAGATTCATGCTGGGTATTGGTGAAGCGGGCAACTGGCCTGCAGCATTAAAACTTACCAGTGAGTGGTTTCCTCCGAATGAACGATCAACTGCTGCAGGTATATTTAACAGTGGTTCTGCGTTAGGTGCTATCATCGTTCCTCCCTTAGTTGCTGTTATGGCAGTAAGCTATGGATGGCAATCAACATTCATTATTCTCGCAGCGTTTGGATATCTCTGGTTAGTAGTTTATTGGTTTGTTTATTACACGCCTGAACATTCAGCAAAGCAAGCAAAAGCAAGAGTTATTCCAGCACTGAAACTTCTGAAAAATAAATATGTTTCAAAGCTGTTACTCGCAAAAATATTTATCGAACCACTATGGTACTTTGTTACCTTTTGGATTGGCCGTTACCTGGTTGATGTTCACAGTTGGGATCTGAAGCAAATTGGATGGTATGCGATGATACCATTCATCATGGCAGATCTTGGTAATATTATTGGAGGCTACTTTACACAATTTATCATCAGAAAAGGTGTTGCAATTCCAAAAGCAAGAAGAATTGCTATAGCAGTTTCAGGGGTATTGATGGCAGCGCCATTGCTGATTGCTCCTTTAATAGTTTCTACGCCTATGTCTGCTCTTATTGTTTTTGGATTATCCGGCTTTGGTTACACATCATATACTGCAAACGCTCTTGCTTTAACAGCGGATGTTGTTCCGAAATCTTCCGCTGCATCTGCATGGGGTCTTTCGTGTATCGGAAATGGAATTGGTGGTGCAATTTTTCAAACACTTTCAGGGCTTACACTTATCACATTTTCAACAAAGTTGGGTTATGCAGGGGCTTATCATATTCTCTTCCTTGGCTTTGGAGTTATGGTGGTAATAGGAGTACTTATTTTACTTTATTTGTCAGGTCCTTTTGCAAGGGATAAAGCTTTGGAAGAATATGCAAATGGAGACCAGCAACTTGTTGTTGCATAA
- a CDS encoding alpha-N-arabinofuranosidase, producing the protein MKKIKCILVILISSLCVSNLYAQNARIKIDIERTVGEVNKHIYGNFVEHLGRCVYGGIYDTVSKLSDENGFRTDVLAAVKELNPTIIRYPGGNFVSNYNWLDGVGPKSDRIPRLELAWYTLEPNTFGTNEFMQYCKRVGADPYFSVNMGTGTIEEARRWVEYCNVKEGPYYAELRRKHGFPEPHGIKYWSLGNEMDGPWQMGHMNAEDYVKKAREAAKLMLRTSPEIKLIAAGSSNYREGADPDHWNYTILNGLKDVIDYIALHIYVGNPDTNYYNFISTPLVLEQRTKVVKGMIDQVMQTANRLNRDPIYIAWDEYNVWYRARRGNAARGKNALEERYNLEDALVIAGFLNAFVRNADIVKMANMAQLVNVIAPIFTNEQGMFKQTIFYPLQLFANNVYGTSLDVFVDCETYNTNKFFVGLGETTTQQSKVPYLDVSATYKDDEVVICVLNRNKDQSIKTDILSQNGAFAGNIEVYEINGPDIKSTNDFGKTEVQTVKKPFVKGTDKTITYSFPPHSFTILKGRISR; encoded by the coding sequence ATGAAGAAAATCAAATGCATACTTGTTATTTTAATCAGCAGTTTGTGTGTCAGTAACCTGTATGCTCAAAATGCACGCATTAAAATCGATATTGAGCGAACTGTGGGTGAGGTAAATAAACATATATACGGAAATTTTGTAGAGCATCTTGGTCGTTGTGTTTATGGTGGAATTTATGATACAGTATCAAAGCTCTCTGATGAAAATGGATTCAGAACGGATGTGCTGGCAGCTGTAAAAGAATTGAACCCAACAATTATTCGCTACCCCGGAGGTAACTTTGTTTCCAACTATAACTGGCTTGATGGAGTAGGACCAAAGTCTGATCGTATTCCACGATTGGAGCTTGCATGGTACACGTTAGAACCAAATACTTTCGGCACAAATGAATTTATGCAATATTGCAAGCGTGTTGGTGCCGATCCTTATTTCTCAGTAAATATGGGTACCGGTACAATTGAAGAAGCACGACGTTGGGTTGAGTATTGCAATGTTAAAGAAGGCCCTTACTATGCAGAATTAAGACGAAAACATGGTTTCCCTGAGCCACATGGTATAAAATACTGGAGTCTTGGAAACGAAATGGATGGTCCCTGGCAAATGGGACACATGAATGCTGAAGATTACGTAAAGAAAGCGAGGGAAGCTGCAAAGCTCATGCTGCGCACTTCACCAGAAATAAAATTAATTGCGGCAGGTTCGTCAAATTACCGTGAAGGTGCCGATCCGGATCATTGGAACTACACTATTTTAAATGGGCTGAAAGATGTGATCGATTATATTGCTTTGCATATTTATGTAGGCAACCCTGATACTAATTATTACAACTTTATATCAACACCATTGGTACTAGAGCAACGTACTAAAGTTGTAAAGGGTATGATTGATCAAGTAATGCAAACGGCGAACCGACTCAACCGTGATCCCATCTATATAGCATGGGATGAATATAATGTTTGGTACAGGGCCAGAAGAGGTAATGCAGCAAGAGGAAAAAATGCATTGGAAGAACGATACAACCTGGAGGATGCTTTAGTTATAGCTGGTTTTCTAAATGCGTTTGTCCGGAATGCAGATATCGTGAAGATGGCAAACATGGCCCAGCTGGTAAATGTAATTGCACCTATTTTTACAAATGAGCAAGGGATGTTTAAACAAACAATTTTCTATCCGTTGCAATTGTTTGCGAATAATGTGTATGGCACGTCTTTAGATGTATTCGTTGATTGTGAAACATACAATACGAATAAGTTCTTTGTAGGTCTGGGTGAAACAACTACACAACAAAGCAAGGTGCCTTACCTTGACGTGTCAGCAACTTACAAAGATGATGAAGTAGTTATTTGTGTTCTTAACCGCAATAAAGATCAGTCCATCAAAACAGATATTCTCTCACAGAATGGCGCTTTTGCGGGCAACATAGAAGTGTATGAAATAAATGGTCCTGATATTAAATCAACTAATGATTTCGGAAAAACAGAAGTGCAAACCGTAAAAAAGCCATTTGTAAAAGGAACAGACAAAACAATTACCTATTCTTTCCCGCCTCATTCATTTACGATTTTGAAGGGCAGGATTAGCAGGTAA